CTCAACCACTCTCTTTGAAGGACCAAACTGTTAGTGACACTATTTTCTGACAGCCAAAAAGTCTGGTATTATCAGTCTAAAACTGCCAATATCTCAGAAACGGCTACACATAGAAAATTGTGTAAATTTCAGAAGTTCTTACAGTAGAAACCTGAGTAAAGTTACATCAACTCATTTTttaggtttagatcccctttaatgtatgccATTTCCCTTGTTTATAATGATAAGCCTTCTGTGACACTGACCAGCAGTTACTTATGGGATCACTAAGCTTTCATGTTTTAGCTGATCCAGATGGATCATCAAATCTAACTGGCTTATTTGTGTGCCCAACTTCAGTTCCCATTCAAAGGACCAGTGAGGAATTATAAAAGCAGTTTATTTCAGCATTTGGGCCAAAGCTGCTGTCTCCTGAAACAAGACAGGGAATGACTAATGTccatttttagggctctggcacacagggagattagtcgcccacgacaaaactccctgttcgcgggcgactaatctcccagagttgccatgagccgccatcccaccggcgaacatgtaagtcgccggtgggatggcacgcgcggcggcgcgatttcccaaaatcgccgaaaaagactcgcgagttaGAAGGTTCACTGAATAATATTAATTGCAAGCAGTTCTGCCGGTTTGTAGCTTCAAATTTTTAGATGGTAATTGTATGCTGCTGCCTGTGTCTTTTCTGGCAGGGGGTAGCAGAATGGATTTTTGCAGCTCAGCACATAGAAGGGAGTTGCCCCTGTGCCAAGATAACGGGGACTCTGTCATTCATTTATTACTTAAAAGAGAAATGGCAGTCTAATCTGAACTCCCCTGATAACATGCAGTGAGGATTCATGTTAAATTATCCTTTAAAATATGACCCCACCCATAGCCACTCCCAGCCCTAACTCTTACACTTATCTGCATGCTCACATTGCACTAGAAAGGGCTCAGGGTGTAGTGGTTCCATTAGTCAGAGAGCACACCATTACAAGGGCACCCACGTGCAGACACCTCTAGCAGTTCACACTTAATGATGGACACCTGGGAAATTCTGGTAAATATTTGCTGATCTGATTAACTTTTGTGTTATATTAAACGCTGCTGACTTTAATTCAGTGTGAATATGCACGGCACATGATGGCAGGGATCTGGATCCTTTAGGCTTGCTTCATTGAACTGTCCTTGTTTCTGAGTTTTTACTCAGTCAGAGGAGGCTGCCTTTCACACATCTTAGCTGTATAACCtcatagaggtatgggatctgttatccagatgaCTGGCACTTGATCTTAACTGTATAACCTCAGAGATGTTGGGTAAATATATACAGCTTAGTTAGGATAAACTACAAGGTACACTACTGGTTTGGAAATATTTGCTTAAGATAGAGTCTTTGAGAAATACACTTCCGTTAATTCATAACTTTTTGGATATAAGGTTTCCAGATAGGCAATCTCttacctgtattatattatagggtgttttatattgAGGGTTGTATTTGTTAGGAGTTATTCTGTTCCCCAAACATGCCAGGCAGGGCTGAAAAAACAAATGGAATCATGTACAGGAACGGCACTATTGGACCTTTTGCCAAAGTGATAACAGACCGTTAAGTGGAGTGGCACACCTAAATATAAGGAGTTCACCTGATTCTGTAGTATGCAATGTGTTTCTTAGCCCCAGGCATTAAATGCAGTTGTGTGTTTTGTATTTGCATTCAAAACGTCATTGAATTCACCACACAGTAGAATAtctttgttatttaaaaaggtgTCTTTTATTTGCAGCCCAACTTTTTTAACAACTTGAATATATTCTACTGTGTGTAATGAGTTCAGTGACTTTTTGGATGCTTATATGTGGCAAAATGTAGATTGCGTAAATAACTCCCAGCATGACTGAATACCATTCAAATTGCAAATTGGCCTTACAAACCTGCTTTGTATTTGCATTTGTAATTTTTTCCCTCAAGGGTATATGCTTTTTTTATCTGAAACATATATCCCAGATGTCTTTGTTGAATGTCGTAATGTGATCCAGACCAAGTATGAAATTTTATGTAgaagtatgggatccataataCGGGAACATCATATAAAATAATAGAGGATACCTGACAATGCAggactttgctgcaaattagtgtttattgGCGTGTTCCACTATgtgtttcgggcaaagccctttttcaagtccgaaacatgtagtggaacacgccaataaacactaatttgcagcaaagtccTGCATTGTAaggtgtcctccattattctATATCATGTCTACGTTTAATTAGGAGCACAGGAGTGAAAGCCTGCCTGAATGAGTTAGCTGAACTACAATACTGGATTTGGAAGGATTTTGGTCCATAAtacgggaacccattatccagaaagctccaaatcatggaatgtccatctcccatagactcttttaatcaaataattcaaattttaaaaatgatttccttttcctctgtaacaataaaaccatatcttgtatttgatcctattattggagacaaaacaatcctattggattttttgtaatgtttaaatttttagtagacttaaggtatggagatccaaattatgtaaataCCCTTCATCCGGAAACATCcacacattctggataatgggtcccatacctgtaccaccagtGTGCAGAGCATTAGCCATCTCCAGTATTCATTCccataattttgaaataaaagtaGCCTCATTTAGCTGTCACACATCACAAGGTCCACTATAAATTACAATCAGATGGATGGCCAAATGCAAGAATTTCTGAACATCTGTAACAGtgtagtgtatggccacctttacttatatGTTAGGCCGGGGATCCCTCTCCCACTCCAGACACAAAAACAGATACCATGGATTACCAAGTCTGCCCAGTCAACAAGCCCTTTTTGCTTATTGGGTTAGTTATTGGCTGtagttttgtatgtaatttgtatgttcaatgtatatagCCATCTAGTGTACAgtactatggaatatgttggtgctttataaatatttgttaataaatgatTTTGATCCTCAGTTAACACAACTAAATTGGTAAATCAGTCTTGTCTGTGGGACCTCTAACAAGGCCTCTAAAAAGAAGTTCTTGACCTGCTGGTGCTGACCCATAATCTTTTGTTTTCTGTGACGCAGGAAGGTGCAGAGGAGAACAAACATGTTATTCGTGTTGGGACAAGGAAAAGtcaggtaaaatatatttttttcttcagtcTAAACTCAAAGAATCTAAGATCAGGGCAGATAAAATGTCTGATATATATTATTGGTACTTTATGGAAATGACCTCTCAGGATGTGAGTGGCTCAGTATTGCCAGATAGCGGTTCTAAGTGCTGTGTGCAAGTGTCTGTGAAATGTATAGTCCAGGCAAGACTTGGTCTATTGCATGAAAGAAATTGCCCATGGTCATGCAGCAAAAATTCATTTTTGACCCAACATTACTGCTATGGAGAAACCCAGTGGGTGCAAGATATAACATTTACTTTCTAGTATGGTCTTTTATATTAGACCAAATCTTGTCAAACATTATGGTTCTTTTATTAGAGCAAAACTTTCAGAAGACCTAATGGCACCTACTGGAAATTGCTATGTTGCAACCAGGcactttctctcttttctttctccaTCCATCCCTGCTGCTCTTAGCATTCTCCATTTTGTATTGATATAATGGAGGGTAATAGAAGTAGTAGTTCATCGGTAGGTGGGGGTAAAATGTTCCTCTAAATCACTAAAATACTACCAACTGTATGCACTAGAAAAAAGGAATAGGCATAGAAGTATTAATTCGTAACTCCACCTTTAAATGAGCTTTTAGTGCGTTATAAATTGACCTATTTTAAGCAATATTCCATTTTAATTATTAGCTTCCCTGTTCTACCTCACTGGGGGGAAGGGGTGgcttgaccccagcaaccaaaaaacagaTTAATCGGTTTCatgttatttttcattatttatctttcaaATATATTCAGAACCTTTTACTATTGATTTTTCTTACTGACGTTCATACAGTTGGCAAGTTGCTGGGATAATTAAGCCTTAGAAACCAGAGAGCAGTTAAAATCCTAAACCTGACTGCTGCACAACAACAAAAGATGTAATTAAAAATGCAGATTGTCTTAAAATTTCTTTGCCTACATTgtaccaaaagttaatttcaaggtgaacttccCTTTTGAGAGGTACAGATACATCATGTAACCTGACAGTAATAGaaaataaagggcacatttatggTGCAATGCACACAGTAGCTCATTTTATAGCTATTCTTTGTTTATCTCTAGCTGGCCCGCATACAGACTGATAGTGTGGTGGAAATGCTGAGCAAGAGGTTCCCATCTACACACTTTGATATTGGTAATACATTTGTGATGTTGCGTTTTGGTTTACATGTTATCTTTCTCTTACCATTCCActgtttatttctgttttctcAGTGTATGTGCTTCCTGAAATGTATTTTCATAATGCTTTTGTGTTTAGTTTTGCATCTAACAATCTCTTGTTCAACCTTTTTTAGTTGCCATGTCTACTACTGGGGATAAAATCTTGGACACAGCACTTTCAAAGGTTCGTATGTAAGACTTATGCCACATGTGGTGGATTCTTGGTGTGGCTAAACAGAGCCTAAGAATCTGCCCCTATACTTTAATCAGTGCCCTTCTGTGTCTGCAACCGGAGCCACtgcatcagcccaggtgcaggtacACATAGAGGATTTCAGCTCTAAAGTGTGGAAGTATGCATTTTGTGTCGATATCTGGGCGCAGACACAGAAGAGTGCTGATtcaagcataggggcagattgtcTGCCTGCTTCTATTCACAGACTGAGAATCtgccacatgtggcattagctCAATGACTTGCATTAACTTTTAAATATCAACTGACACAAACGTCTTCAATTTTATGTGTAATGTAAAAAAGTTTTAACCCTAGTTCCCTACTGCTGTTCATCTTACAGATTGGAGAAAAGAGCCTCTTCACCAAAGAGTTGGAGAATGCACTTGAGAGAAATGAGTAAGATTTTGAATATGGGTTAAGGGACACATAATAGAAGGTATAATTCTAAAACAGAGGGGTTGCCCATTTCTCCCAGTTTATTTTTGTGACAGGATGGCTGTTGTTATAATGTCAACCAGGGCTGAAAAGTGAGAAGGTTCAATTGATGTGGACctccaaagttttttttatgatCTCTGTTCTGATCAAAGGCTACTTGAGACCATTATTGTAATAAAATCCATTCCACAAATGTGGTAAATCAGTTAATTGGTCCACTGTGTATCAAAAGCTGTGTACACTTGTTTTCAAGGGATTTCTTTGTAGGCAgggtttttaaaaatcacttataGTTTGGAAAAGGTTATTGATTATCAATGAACTTTGTCTACCTTTGATTGTGCTTTAGGGTCGATCTGGTTGTTCATTCACTGAAAGATTTACCGACCTCCCTGCCACCTGGATTTACCATTGGAGCAGTGTGCAAGTATGTGTTCCTGCAGAGCAGGCTGTGTGTGATTCACCATTATTACTGTACATAGTACTGACAAGTATCTCTTTACTCAGGCGCGAGAATCCATATGATGCGGTTGTGTTTCACCCTAAAAGATATGGGAATACCTTGAGCACATTGCCTGAAAAGAGGTAAGAAGTTGCATTCAAATTTTTAGGGATGAAGCactttctaaagcaaatagcttGCTGGAGAGCAATTGTGAACTACTATTAACTCATATGCTAAGAAGGTCAAATAAACTGAGTGTATTTGTTAATACTGTTAAGACCGTAAACTCTGGTTTTAGTTTGAACACCATCTACTTTTTCTGATGTAATGTAGATTAAATTGCTTTAATGATGAGTTGAAATGCCATTTTTCTCATCAGTGTAATCGGAACTAGCTCCCTCCGAAGAGCAGCACAGCTTAAGAAAAAATTTCCACACTTGGAGTTTAAAGATATTGTATCCTTTAACAAAAGTATTGAGCTTAAAGGTCAAATCTTTTCAAGGTCAACAATGATGTTAAACATGTCATATTTTTTTAGAAAGAGTGCATATAATCTGCACTATTGTGGATAGGTCTGGTATTGCAAGCACTCAGTTATGCCTTATACTTATTTGGAATCATTGCACACTGTATCTACTGTTGTATTATTGTGGTTATGTGaattatttatatgtgtataagAAACATTTACTCTGTGCACCACAAATGATTGTGTTGGTGCAACAATTCACTCCTTGGTTAGCTCGTTCCCCACAAGAATGTGCACTGATTCAGCTTGCCAGCTCTTATGCCCATTGTGATTTTATAAGTAgaggaaaaaaaattctgtgcatcTACAAACATTTAGCTTTCCTTTGAACCTCTGCTCTTTCAGGAAATCTGCTTCCAAGCCATTGGGCAACCAAACTGTTGCCCATCATACTAAAACAAGGAAAACACCACTCAAATCCTTGTCATGGAAGCTTCTTCATAAGGGTAGCGTCTCCTTACTTGTGTTTGGCTTGCAAAATCTGTACTTATGGGTTTGTATCTGGTCTTTAAATGCAACTGTTGCTGTCTGTGTTACTTGACTGTCAATTGCAGTGTATAACTTATGGTTTTATGTAAATAGAAAACATATACAAGCTAAAAATACCCTCGGCTGCTGAGAGTGCTAAAGATTTAAATAGAATTTTCTTGAATTCTGATGTGCTTGATCCTTGACATTTCCAAAGCGTGGCAACTTAAATACAAGAATGAAGAAACTGGACGAAAAGGAGGATTTTAGTGCAATTATCTTAGCAGCAGCTGGACTGCGCCGTATGGGCTGGGAAAACAGAATTGGACAGGTATGTGTGATTGTTGGCAATTATTTCAGTTGACCTGACCTGTGCAGCCATGGGTACCTCAACATAACTATGTTGGGGTATAGAAAAATACCCCTTGCTGCTCCCTCTCCTTTTGCCCTGTGCTCACTAAAGATGGAACACAAATATCAGGTGGGCTATTATATGCTGTGTTTCAAAACCACTTCAAATCCAGGCAGAAGCATGTAGCATGAAGCATAACTCTTCTGTTATATATGAATTTCATAGTCTTAACCATAGATCCCAAAGCATCAAAGCATAtgatataataaaaacatttacatatgCACCTGTGTTGCAATACATTTAGAAAAACACTGCTGATGTCTCAGTTGTTTGGAAAAGGGAATTCCATTAAGGTAGGGCAGAAGGCTGCAACTTGTTTATGTGGTTTAAGTTGTAAAACTAAGGAAGTGTGTTGCAGTCAAACAGAGCATCTGTTACAGTTCAGGCTGCATAGAAGTATTCATTTTTAATGCCACCATTAAACTagcttttagtgtgttataaatGGAcctattttaaaggacatgtaaagcctacatttgcctacaatgtatatcagttgggcttAATTACTGTAGCAGCCAGGTATCATTTGAACAGCAGTTAAACTTTCAAGCCTGAGAGctgcagagaaaaaaattatTACATATTATACTATTTTTGAAATAGTAACTAGATTTGTGCCTTGCATAACAGACAATATTCACAGCCAACAAGTTTAGCATGTTaactctatggggcccatttacttactcacgaacgggccgaatgcgtccgattgcgtttttttcgtaatgatctgtattttgcgattttttcggaaaattatagcgactttttcgttaccaatacgatttttgcggaaaaacgcgagattttcgtagccattccgaaagttgcgattttttcatagcgttaaaacttgcgcaaaaagttgcgatttttttcgtagtgttaaaacttgcgcaaaacatcacgccttttaagttttaacgctacgaaaaaagcgcaacttttcgcgcaagttttaacgctacgaaaaaatcgcaactttcggaatggctacgagaaactcgcgttttttcgcgcaaatcgtattggtaacgaaaaagtcgcgataatttccgaaaagtcgtaaaggcgccgaaaaaatcgcaaaaaatacgaaaaagtcgcaaaatgttcgttttccaatcggaatttttccaattcgaattcgtgggttagtaaatcagcccctatgtgaatTATTTATTTGGATTTGAGGGTTTCATTACCTTTACTTTACCTTTCAGATTCTGACATCGGATGAATGTCTCTATGCTGTGGGGCAGGTATGTGAGTGCAGATTCATGGccatttgcatgctatttattccTCTGAACTGTTAGACTTTATAATCACACAGGGCCTTTGATTGATAATGGCAACCCTGGTAATACCCTACTGTACAGAGATCTAATGATCTCTATACCGTATGGATAAAAAAATTAGGATGTATTGTTACTTAATGATCAATTGTATCGATTAATATAAGATTGTAAAGGCCGAGGTAACTGGATATTAGAGGTAATTTAGTTAAGGGTGAGGGCACACAATGtgtatatccgcttctctcaACCCTGCGTatgtgcaggcacacagagcggagTGGATCGGACAAGAAACAACGTTTTCCAGGCCGACCTCTGATCTTGGGCGGTTGCCATAGTTCTATGCAGGCACAATGAGGAGTGTAGGCAAGCacatccacttctctcagccaggccGAAAAACGCAGGGCTGAAAGAAGCTGATATATGCACCATGTGCCCTCCCCCTaaggattgtttttctttaaatgagaCTGTTTTTGAATGTATGTACTGAGTGCCTTAGTACAGAACTAAGCATGATTTGGAGCCTGTAACATATGTATGGACAAGATAACATGCTGGAACATATGCAGAagaaaaaaattcagtgaaaaatataattaatattattcaTTATGAAATAGACTCTGCAGAATACCAATGTTTAATAATGGCTGTTATTGTATTTACAGCCCCGGACTCTGGACCAGAGCCATGGAATTTTGAAGTAGGATAGAGAAAATTGTCATCTGGGTACCACTGAAATCATGTTAAGCTGaccacacatggcgattttcgaCCTTTTGTGTGACCATCGGCTATCGgtagcacgaaagatcgttccaaccctccactgacattcagggcttaatcgtcagatatgtaggtagaaacaataggatttctacctccttctgccaattaggccctgaaagtagattttgctcaggcgcccgatcaaaatcttttaacccgcctgattgGCGAGTTGAACAATATCAGCAGCCCTCTGCGATATCAGACGCTTTGTcgagttgccatacacacaccaaatattgcacgaaacgaggtttggtatgatattatcggtgcgtgtattgccagcttttTCATGCTGTATCTACAAAACAGACAATGTAGACATTTTGATTGGACGTCTTCGGCTTATGTAATTAGGCTACAAAGGCATTTAtcaaaaaatactaattttttaaAGTATGTTAAGTACATTATAGTCAGTTTTAAGGCAAAAGCAGTTTCACTGTAACAAAGAGTAAGTGAAAATTATTCAAGCTGTACGCATTATGGAAAGTTTGAATCTAGAATTTCAGCATCACATAGGGGGTGTGTGTTTGTCTTATTTCCTAGACAAGATGGGGCATAGATGAAGCTTATATAAGGGTTAAATAAGTTTGCTTCAGTATCAAATACATATgtattattaatgaaaaaaaatcaccaaacaGTTGTGATCATGtgataaaataaagtttattcgCTACACAAATAGATCACTTAGtctgtaagtcgccggtgggatggcaggggtaggcaactcggggagattagtctattagactaatctccccgtgtgccagagcccttagttctTTTCTGAGGCACGTACTTAGCACGTACAGTATGTGTTCATACTGTtgttcaaaaacaaacaaaaaaataaagcagcCCTTGCCTAAATTAACCTTTAATCTCTAATTAACATGGCCTGTACAATCTAATATGAATCCATATAACTGATCATTAAATAACAATACATCTCAATTTTTCTTTATTGCAGGGTTGTCCCTAGGAATTGTGGGTCACTGTACATCCTTTGGGCAGGTCCCCGATCCACCAAACTCTGTCTCTTTAGTGACAGACAGGGAGTTTTATGTGGAATGGGCCCTTGACAGGACTCCTGCCTTCCCCTTCCATGATGGCAGCCCAGTGCTGTCAAAAAGCTCATAATTGAGGACCTGTATTTTAGTATTCGTTATCCAGACAATAATATCCAGCCACTTGAATATCagccctcttttttttttaacttttgacaGTGTAATCTCTAAACCCTGCATCATTTACTTACTGCAATGCAGTTTGCATTACAGCTTACATTTAATTTTGCACATCTGCAAATTCAAGGTGATTGAGGTTCTCTGCTGTATGAAACACAGTGACACAGCTACATTTAAAATATTCTAGTAAATACTGGTGTTGTTATTTTATACTAACCAACACAAtgtattttttcctctttctttaaAGGGGGCTCTTGCTATAGAAGTACGAGCTAAAGACCAGGATATCTTGAGCATGGTGTCTGCTCTACAGGATCCTGAGACAGTTCTACGCTGCATAGCAGAGAGAGCCTTCATGAAGAGACTGGTAAGAAGCAATGTTAAAggaatatttactgtatatttagtgTATATTTAGTGTCTGCTTTACTTTCCTGTAGAAGTTCAGTAAAACAAGGGGGAATACTTTTGTTTCATTATCTTCATGTTTATACTAAATCTGTTTACCCTGAGGAAACTGTGCTCCTATCTGACACAACAGCTGGAAAATACCCTACCTTAACAAAATAACAAGGGTAAAGAAACTTTGTACATGAATTAAGACTGGTTTATTCTATGCAAAGTGTGGTaatatgtatgtaatatgtttttattatataaacttgTAAAATAAATAGCCTGGTAAATAAAATCTTCTTTCATACGACAGGAAAGGAAACTGGCAGGTAGTGGGGTGACCCATGAAATAGGTTACAGTTCCCTTATATGTTGATTCTTCCTATGTTTTAGGAAGGGGGCTGCAGTGTTCCAGTGGCAGTGAATACAGTTGTGAAGGACTCTCAGGTATGGTGTCcttgttaaagaattatattgcACATATTACACTGTACTATCTCTAACTTGCACTATGCTGTGAACTGATGCCACACTTTTCTTTTGGCTTCCTGTGATTCCCATTTTCTTGAATGACAGCACCAGTACCTGATCTTTACAGCTTAAAATCCTCTAGTACAGTTTTTGGTCTGAAAAATGCCAGTCAAACATCCCTCAAGTCAGTGGGATCTGCGGGAGGTAACATCAGGTGCTTTTTATACAGCTGCAAATGTGCCATAAGCATAAAAATTGCTTTTACATATAGTTGTAAGCGATTTGAGACAATGAATGGTGTGGCTGCAGAGCTTCTTTTCttctgtgcaaataaaaaaaacacataacatCAACATTCCTTTGACTTAACACATTCTGAGCTTTTATTTCTAATGTTCTCATATTTAGGGTCAGTTACTAAGTGTGTTCTGTTAAACCTTTTCTCCAGCTCTACCTTACTGGTGCTGTATACAGCTTGGATGGTTCTGATTCTCTGAAGGAGACAATGCAGAGTTGCATAAACTTCCCACAGCAAGTGAGTTTATGATGGCAAATATACATATATGCCAAGTTTGTTAGACTTTGTAAGCAACCCAGCTTTAATTTTGCAATGCATCTGATTTTTTGCGTCATATTATATAACAGTTAATCTTTTTTGGGAATGCATATACTAGGCACctaatgaaataaagaaaataagcttgaatacaggtaaaaaaaaatgcattgatggGCAAAACTGTTGGATATTGCCCACTCTtttagtttaaaggagacatattggataaatggggaaaaacttATGAATAATGTATGATGCTGGTTTCaatttgggctaaaattgaatactgtctgcaaaaatggcccctttattggagctccctacaaatcctatcagttctctgtccgtgtttcaaatgaggtgggtgtgtcctaacggtctctgccagaaacacagtagaAGCCTGTCTCCTATACACTCCATTTTTacgaataattcagaattttaaaactgatttcctttttctctgtagaaataaaacagtactttgtaatttatcccaactaagctataaataagcattatttggtgcaaaacaatcctgttgggtctaATTTATGGTTTATTgatctttttagtagacttaaggtatggagatccaaattacggaaagaccccttatccagaatacccttggtcccgagcattctggataacgggtcctatacctgtacattcataatttttataggatatgtctcatTAACCTTTTGTCCTAG
The sequence above is a segment of the Xenopus tropicalis strain Nigerian chromosome 7, UCB_Xtro_10.0, whole genome shotgun sequence genome. Coding sequences within it:
- the hmbs gene encoding porphobilinogen deaminase isoform X1, with translation MMDTWEILEGAEENKHVIRVGTRKSQLARIQTDSVVEMLSKRFPSTHFDIVAMSTTGDKILDTALSKIGEKSLFTKELENALERNEVDLVVHSLKDLPTSLPPGFTIGAVCKRENPYDAVVFHPKRYGNTLSTLPEKSVIGTSSLRRAAQLKKKFPHLEFKDIRGNLNTRMKKLDEKEDFSAIILAAAGLRRMGWENRIGQILTSDECLYAVGQGALAIEVRAKDQDILSMVSALQDPETVLRCIAERAFMKRLEGGCSVPVAVNTVVKDSQLYLTGAVYSLDGSDSLKETMQSCINFPQQEVEGPNDDVQHVGITALGVSHQALESAECLGTGLADLLLSKGAKEILTVARQLNDSR
- the hmbs gene encoding porphobilinogen deaminase (The RefSeq protein has 1 substitution compared to this genomic sequence), which produces MEGAEENKHVIRVGTRKSQLARIQTDSVVEMLSKRFPSTHFDIVAMSTTGDKILDTALSKIGEKSLFTKELENALERNEVDLVVHSLKDLPTSLPPGFTIGAVCKRENPYDAVVFHPKRYGNTLSTLPEKSVIGTSSLRRAAQLKKKFPHLEFKDIRGNLNTRMKKLDEKEDFSAIILAAAGLRRMGWKNRIGQILTSDECLYAVGQGALAIEVRAKDQDILSMVSALQDPETVLRCIAERAFMKRLEGGCSVPVAVNTVVKDSQLYLTGAVYSLDGSDSLKETMQSCINFPQQEVEGPNDDVQHVGITALGVSHQALESAECLGTGLADLLLSKGAKEILTVARQLNDSR